The window GGCAAACATGCCAGAATGGCTGGAGAAGTTCAGGAGAATTGTTACAGTGGAGCCGGTGATTTTCTTCTACATGACCAGCACCTTCATCATGCTGCCGGCATACCAACAGCTGGTCATTGACAAGGTAGGCAAGCTAAAAACCTTTCATCAGTTGCCTTGGGCTGTCCCTATCCTGCAACAACTTCAAGGAAAGGGGGAAGGAATGgggaagggagaaaaagagagggagagagacagattaaTCAAGGCAAGTCCTGGGGAACAGTGTTCTGCTCTGTCTCCCGAAAAACAGGTCAGCGGGGTGCAGTTCTACAACAGAAGATGGAGGCGCCTGAAGCTGAGCAGGCTAAACGCAGCCCCTGCCGCTTTGGAGTGCTACAGCGCTGCTTGAGATGTGCTCAAAAACCCAGAGCTGCAGAAGACATTAATCAGCCTGAACTGACCATGACTCACAACGTTcccaaagcaaaacaaagagcCTTTGTAATCTCCCTGTGCACTAGATTCAATTATCGTTGGTGGTCATTTGTCTGGCTCTAGCTGCTGAGCGTAAAAGTTGGTTAAGGTCGTATGTGTGGTACCTCTTTTGACCTTGCCTGTTAAGGGATAAAAGGCATAAAACATTGAAATGTCTTTCTGCATCTGTTTTGTGCCACCGGAGAACCAGTATGTCCTTGTGGCTGCGTGTTAAAGAtgcattcattttcattgaGATGTTAAGCTGTTTCCAGTGCCTGCTCTTGTCTCCTTGCATTGCTCGGAGCGGCATATGGCACACATCCTCTTATTCCTTTCCTCTTCCTTCTGCTACCCTTCCTATGAACTCTGACTGTGCTGTGGTTAGGATATTGGGGAATACATTGTATGAATGAGCACAGCTATTTCACATGCACTGTTTAAAATTGAAAGGTTCAAATGTACATTGCTAATGATTCAAACTGTATCTTTTATTGACGTTGagcttttgttttattctttacGACCTTTCTGAATGAGATATGATGTTGATTGTGTCAGTATTGCAGCTCTAGGGTTTTAACAGCTATTGTGGAAATAATTCAGTGCAAACAATAGAGctcaggcacacacacatagacaagCATGCGACATATGTGGGGTGGGCTGAGAATATTTTTCTTTAGAAAACTACAGGACACCATCCGGGAACAGTAGAATAGAATCTCTCACAGTATTCTGCCGTCACTACCCAGTCCATATGCTCCATGTATGTAGCTATGTTATAACTTAAATTTAGGGTGAGGAAtatgcctgaaacccctccttcttccaatctaatGCCCTATAAATGTGATGAAGTGTTCGCAGTCCCCGCCGCCACCTCATCTcttccctgttcctcagtcctacatcagtcctactacagctaagaggggaggggaggggcgTGTCTGGCCTTCTAGATAcgggcagaagctgcccagaactccagctcaAATTCTCAGGGTTCTCCATCTCCCTCattcagtcttccctcatactagcaccatgttgaaggcatgttCTGAATTCACAAAATGGAATCTATATTGCAAAAACAGCTGTGTTTCACAATCATTTCTGTGATGTTGCAAGAAACAATTcaattacatatatacacctatTTAACCCGCAGCTGTTTTGCCCAATTATATTTAAGTTCTAAACAGCTTTTCAGGTCtgaatgctttttaaatgaggcacaatacatggcaaccaatcagaacagacctcATTTACGTTATTTCCATCttgtaacaaaaaacagcccgataattttaagggataaagagaggttggaaaatggtcatggacatcaaggggaaaaaaagcacaagaaAATTGTAGGATATGGGCCATTTCAAATGCATACCACATCTGGATGTTGCCTCTGTACACATTTAGAAGACAAGTGTAACCactattatgattatgattggatCTGTAGAATGCTTACTGTCGTTTAGGGTTAAAatccaaacatttgcacattttggTTTGTTCTGAACAGAAAAGACATTTTCTGTCTGTGCTCCAGCATTCCAACCATATTGGTTATTTGGTAACtaattacagtgaaataaagaaTTGTTCATAATGTTCTTCTGAGTCATCATACTGATCACATATTAGGCCTACACTATTTAAATGCCACTAAATCAGTCACTGCTGCATTTACTGACTATTATTTGATGCTTAACACATCTTATCATTGGATCCTTCCAGAGTTGGGCAGAAGTAGAGATGACTGAATACTAAACACACTGCCCTAGTCctaaatgttttcagtaaaaCATTTAGTTACTGAACACAATCCAGCTTTAAACAGTTAGAAGCCCTAAGCAAGAATTTGCTTGGAAAGCCCCCTGTACCCCAGGTGAACACAACATATCTTAGTATTTGTTTACTTAATAGGCTTTTgaataagaaaatgaaaaaagaaatgttattaAGACCAGATGCCCAAGTATGCACActattgttttatgatgtttCTTGGTATTTGCCATAGAACTTCTGGACACAACTGCTGATGTACAtggatcaggcataacattatgatccctgtttctatgctcattgtccattttatcagctccactttttATATAgatagttctacaattataggctgtagtccatctgtttctctgcatactttgttagccaccCTTTACCCTGTTTGTtagtggtcaggatccccatggaccctcacagagcaggtactatttgggtggtggatgattctcagcactgcagtaacactgatgtggtggtggtgtgttagcatgTGTTGCGCCTGtctgtgtggatcagacacagtggtgctgctgaagtttttgaacacctcagtgtctcagACTGAGaagagtccaccaaccaaaaacatccagccaacagtgtcctgtggccagtgtcctgtgaccactgatgaaggactagagggtgaccaacacaaactgtgcagcagcagatgagctatcgtctcttgactacatctacaaggtgaactgacaaggtaggagtgtctaatagagtggacagtgagtagacccagtgtttaaaaactccatcagcactgctgtgtctgatccacaaaCAAAGCCCCCTTTTTGGAAAAAAACTCATCAAATTTTGTgatttgttgtgtgtgtatatgatatatatatactgttatTTCACCATTACACTATTTTAACTGGTAATGGAACAGTTGTGTAAAGTGGGAGAGTGATTAAAGGTTATAGGGTACATATGTGCATTAGCCTGCCAGCAGTACAGTAAAATTTTGTGTagcacaacaaaacatttaatctcATTTGGATCAATGAATAACAATcggtttaatattttaaaaaccaaGTGCCTTTGCACGGTGGACTTAagttttaagtgatactgttttgatcccacaaccggggaaattccatctccgcatttaacccatccatgcaagtgaaacaccacacacacactagggggcagtgagcacacttgcccggagcgatgggcagccctatcgacggtgcccggggagcaattgggggttaggtgtctggctcaaggacacctcagtcatggactgtcggtgctggggattgaaccggcaaccttccggtcacagggccagttccctaacctccagcccacgactgcccccacttCAGCATGTTTCAGCTGAGACATCCTCTCTGACACTATCTGCTCTCTCTATTTACCATAGCACCTTTCATTCTGGTGGAAGACAGCTACAACTATTGTTAACTCAGTcatttttctgtgtaaattCATTAGgacaaaataataatgatggtattaaagaggaattccactgatttatcaaaattcctgcataatttaatagttaagatgtaaacaatgtttgGTTCacaatggtttgatgtgaaatgctctgtttcagagagtcagaattgttcacagcgaaCAATAGGAACCaggataggaaccagatgtccaaaacatttaacacctctaaaagctaTTTCATATACaattttttatatgaaatggcTATAAATATGCTGGCTGATGCCTGAGATTTTGCTTTATGACAGTTATGAGAAGGAGAAAGTATTGGCCCATAACGCATGTTATTAAATCCACGTACTGTGGAGAGGTAAAAGaattagtccccaaagaaaatgttttcagatttgccactatattaccatcatcaacattacatatgacattcagaagacatgtgggttcactggtcgTGTTGAACAGTAtataaatggctatatttgtgttgaaggTGATCCCTGgctcctatcagcaccactgtaaagaaatccgagttGCATCAAAGTGCTATGACTGGctatgttttcatttgaatggaaaaatctgtgaaacTTCCATTTAGTTAACTTCCAAGTAGTTAGCCATATTTCTGAATAAAAGTTCTGCTCTGGAATagttaatagaaaaaaatatattaaattgatTCAATTCAAATGCATATGTCATTTCcacataaacaaaatattaacatCAGTGCTATTGttgctgtaaataaacagaaagacgAGGTTATATAGATCCAGTTCATCATCAATGTCCAAAAAAGGCACCTCCAAGGCAAAAACATTCCGTGCTTTAAATATAGTCTAATGGCTTTTTATAGTGTTGAAGGGCGATTTGCTCCTATTCTTAACTGATATTGCTTGTTTTTGTATCTAATCCTGGTTATCATCCTCTTCCTGTATTAAAAGGTGTGCCAGGAACTACATGGAGGCACCTGCAACGGCCATGAAGATGATAAAGAGGTCGAGTCTCAGACCTCCTATATGCTTCTTCTCTACACGGTCATCCTCAGCTTGGTCTCTGTAACCCCGGCAATGATGCTGGGCTCATGGTCAGACCACGCTGGCCGCAGGTGTGTGATGGTGCTGCCCTTCTTACTCTCTCTTCTGAGTGGTGGGGTGCTGGTGGCCATGGTGTTGGTGCAGAGCATGAGTGTCTACTGGTGCCTGTTGACCGCCGGCCTTTTAGGCCTCACCGGCGGCCACGTCTCCATCTTTCTCAGCTCCTTCAGCTACTTGGCCGATGTCACCATGGACTCTGCCTCCAGCAGGACGCTGCGCATGGCTGTGGCTGAGGCCATGATCTTTGTTGGAGGCATGGTTGGCTTCCTCCTGAGTGGCTTCCTAGAGCAGGAGTTTAACTTGTTGGCAGCTTTTGTGGCCTacctctgctgctctgttttagcCATCCTCTATATCCTACTGTGGCTGCGAGATCCTAGAGTCACTAGTGTTGTGATCTTCCCTCCTAAAGAGGATGGAGGGCCAGATTCTGAAAACCGCCAATCTGGGCTGTTTATTCTGAAGTATGCCAAGATGTCGTTTAAGGCAGTGTTCAGAAGAAGGTCGGGCCAGGATAGGCTGAAGCTACACTTACTCATCCTGTGCTCATTCATAAACAACCTGGTGGCTGTCGGTAAGTGCTGCATAAATCTCTGATGCAACAAAAATAGGGCCAGGCATGTTTGGCCAACTTAACACTGAGCACTGCTGACTTTTTAAAAGCAGCGGTCctcagtttttcagaggctTTCATACAGGCATTAGCATGGAGATGACTTGAACGTCATCTTCTTTAGTTCTCCAGAGTATGTTAAATCCTAGTTTTGCTTAATCTTTAAGTTTTGGACTCCAGTTAAGACTCCAGTTTTGGATCTGTGCTAAAAGGCCTGAGCAGATGCTTTCCTCATCCTCTGACTGAGCCCTGATATTATTCAAACATATTTCCAGTTAGAGTGTTTTAAATAAAGTTACAATTGTAATTTGtctaatataattattaattacatCTCTCAAATTGTAATGGGATTACTTTACTCATTACTTCCTGGAAAAAGTAATCTCACTACTTATTACTTTACTTCTATGTTACTGtctaaaacccaaacaaatgtGTGCTAACTGgaaaatacaatgaaaagccCAGTAACCATTTTCAGTaatttatttagaaagaaaagGCTAATAGCCAGTTATACTTTACCAGCTAATGCTGTTTGAATACCTACAAACTAACCAGGAGAAATGGTCTAAAAACAACTATGTCAAAGTAAAATCCTTAAGAATTAAATGGAAAGCTTACAGGGTTGTTTCTGATCTGTTTAGGTGTGGTTGGACCTTCAGGTTAGGGATCTTTAGCCATTAGTTTCATATAAGTGTGGTTAGCTTGCTACGCTGCTCACATTCACAACTGAAGTCACTTAGTCAGCTTACccaagtacaaccccatttccaaaaaagttgggatgctgtgcataatgtaaataaagaatgcataacagaatgcagtgatggGCGATCTGATGGGCATTGAAAATGGTAGAAAGACTACATAACATGTTCAACATGGaatgttgaaaaatatatgacCATTTAAATTAGATTCCAGCAGCATGTTTAAAAAACAGTTGtgacagggcaacaaaggacaggtaaagttgtgcaatgctaaaaaaaacacctggtggaacatctcatAGTTGGCAACAGGTCTGTAACATGACTGGACATAAAAACAGCATCCAAGAGAAGCAGAgtcaacatatcgctgctgtcagaacaaaaccttgtatctctatttttgttgttttccagtttttttttacataattttaaaatcccttttgtcctttatattgtgtgaaactttcataaatgaatggaccaaaagaaacagcccaaaattgctCAGAAATTtgtctgtttccattgacttacataaaaagcaaagtatgttttttccttctcctgtaaagttaacattttgtagatatgaggttttgttctgacaacagtgatatgctgccatccaaatgacgtctttttcagggaacgccttgcttatttcagcaagtaaatgtcaaaacacattctgcacatattacaacagcacagCTCTGCAGTAAAAGAGTCCGGGTTCTAAACTGGCCTATCAGTGATTGAGACCTGTcatccactgaaaacatttgccacATTATGAACCAGAAATGATGACAAAGAAGACccagaactgttgagcagcaACAGTCCCAATTGTtcagaattggggttgtagcacATACATGTGTAAATTATATACAAGGACAAGTACAGATAAACTATATAAaggaaatgtatgttttaattgCATGTAATTAAAATCGTTCTCTTAAAGATATAGATAATGGAAATACCTACATTTTTCTTAAGTCAGTTACTGTAATGTATCTAGGAATTTAAACGGTAATGTGTTACACTACTTCAATACAGGATAAAGTCATTGCATGAATGTGATgtgcacttaaatgagcactgaattataagctgcacttatttttattgtacttcactgtgtattgtagtttattgtattgtattgtttgttattgtattgcactgaatggcagagttctgcgttcaactctgtttctttttctcttgatgtctgcagtgacattttgtttctagcagtatctgagctcaggactgtctttttctctaagctattggtaactagcaaagatactttctcaagattgacaaagcacttcttgtaagtcgctctggataagagcgtctgctaaatgctgtaaatgtaaaaatgtaaatgatgtgtTAACCCCCAATACTGCCTATTTTAAAAggcaattccactgatttttctagatgtctgcattattcagtgcttgAGATCTAAGCTAAGTCATTCAGATcagcttgatgtgaaatgtttcttttataGAGACTTACACTCTTAGatttctttccagtggtggtgataggaaccaggggttctGATGTTGAACACACAATGTAGCTATGGTATTTAGTATATGAACCAAcctgtgaacctacacatgtgtTCTGAGTATTTAAATTTAATGTTGATGGTGGGAAAAAATAGTAAA is drawn from Pygocentrus nattereri isolate fPygNat1 chromosome 10, fPygNat1.pri, whole genome shotgun sequence and contains these coding sequences:
- the zgc:174356 gene encoding proton-coupled folate transporter isoform X2, with the protein product MPEWLEKFRRIVTVEPVIFFYMTSTFIMLPAYQQLVIDKVCQELHGGTCNGHEDDKEVESQTSYMLLLYTVILSLVSVTPAMMLGSWSDHAGRRCVMVLPFLLSLLSGGVLVAMVLVQSMSVYWCLLTAGLLGLTGGHVSIFLSSFSYLADVTMDSASSRTLRMAVAEAMIFVGGMVGFLLSGFLEQEFNLLAAFVAYLCCSVLAILYILLWLRDPRVTSVVIFPPKEDGGPDSENRQSGLFILKYAKMSFKAVFRRRSGQDRLKLHLLILCSFINNLVAVGEQSILLLYLKYKPREFTTAMFGVFNSAKMLLLGFGLLGLFPLLMRCFREMTLAKLSVAFKAASYVLLAFSANTWMVFLVAVVATPAGITQAVIRSMSSAIVGPDEQGAMFSFSASVEATCFFIAAFIFNGLYPLTLPTFPGMPFIVMAGFSIIVLILMQ
- the zgc:174356 gene encoding proton-coupled folate transporter isoform X1, whose protein sequence is MPEWLEKFRRIVTVEPVIFFYMTSTFIMLPAYQQLVIDKVCQELHGGTCNGHEDDKEVESQTSYMLLLYTVILSLVSVTPAMMLGSWSDHAGRRCVMVLPFLLSLLSGGVLVAMVLVQSMSVYWCLLTAGLLGLTGGHVSIFLSSFSYLADVTMDSASSRTLRMAVAEAMIFVGGMVGFLLSGFLEQEFNLLAAFVAYLCCSVLAILYILLWLRDPRVTSVVIFPPKEDGGPDSENRQSGLFILKYAKMSFKAVFRRRSGQDRLKLHLLILCSFINNLVAVGEQSILLLYLKYKPREFTTAMFGVFNSAKMLLLGFGLLGLFPLLMRCFREMTLAKLSVAFKAASYVLLAFSANTWMVFLVAVVATPAGITQAVIRSMSSAIVGPDEQGAMFSFSASVEATCFFIAAFIFNGLYPLTLPTFPGMPFIVMAGFSIIVLILMQWISEMPVTHHRLLLQD